CCCGTTGTTCAGCCGGATCGGGCCTGCCACGGAGAGCACCAGGGTCAGGGCGCCGAGGCCGGCCAGGGTCGCCGTGCCGGCGGGCAGGCCGAAGCGGCGGGCGGGCGGCGGCGCCTCGGGCAGGAAGGCGCCGAGGACGGCGACGACCATGGCGCTCGCCCCGGCGAGGTTGGCGCGGGTGAGCGGTTCGTCGATGCCGAACGGCGGCAGCAGGGTGTTGACGGCGAGGGCGACGAGGAGGTCGGTGACGACGGCGAGGCCCACGGCGACCATCAGGGCAGCGTCCCGGGTGGACACCGCCTTGGCGGCGGTGCCGCGCCAGAGTGCCACGGGTGCGCCGATCAGCAGCCACAGCCCGGCCGCGGTGAGCACGGCGCCCGGAACACCGGGCAGGGTCTCGACCACGCAGGCCACGGCGCTTCCCAGCATCACCGCGGAGCGGCCCCGCAGGAGGGTGCGCGCGTTCACAGCCCGACCTCCTCGTAGACCCCTTCGACCCGGGTGGCGACGTTCTCCCAGGCGTACGCCCGCGCCGCTTTCGCGCTCCGCTCGGACAACCGCAGCCGCAGCGCCGGGTCGGCGGCGAGCCGGTCGATCGCCGCGGCGAGCGCCGCGGGCTCGGGTGCCGACAGCAGGCCGACGCCGTCGAGGAGTTCGCGGCTGCCCGGGACGTCGGTCGCGAGCACGGGGAGCGCCGCGGCCATGGCCTCCAGGGCGACCAGCGGCATGCCCTCCCGGTCGGAGGGCAGGACGAGGGCGTCGGCACCGGCGTAGGCGGCGACGAGGTCCGTTCCGAGCAGCCCGCCGGCGAACTCGACCGAGGACAGCCCGAGGCGCCGGGCCTGTTCCTCCAGACGGGGCCGGAGTTCGCCGTCGCCGACGATCCTCAGCCGCACCGGACGGCCAGCCAGGGCCAATGCGTCGAGCAGCCGCGCGACGTTCTTCTGGGCGCTGAGCCGGCCGACGTACAGCAGGTGGAGCGGCCGGTCAGCGGGCTGCCGGACGGGCATGAAGTACTGGCCCCCGACACCGTTGGGGACGACGAAGACCCGCTCGGCGGGCACCCGATAGGTGTCCCGGAGGAAGGCGGCCTGTTCCTCGGTCAGCGCGATCACGGCGGCTGCGGCCCGCATCACCCGGG
This genomic window from Streptomyces sp. TLI_235 contains:
- a CDS encoding glycosyltransferase involved in cell wall bisynthesis, with the translated sequence MRTILQVTPYYPPHLGGLERVVENLSGQLARRHDVRVVTTALGAGGAPRHAAGPVAVRRHRAVEVAHTALAPGLPFSLLRAPRGAVLHLHCAHALMPELVAAAARLRRQRFVLHFHLDVDASGRLGRLLPAYKKHVLARVMRAAAAVIALTEEQAAFLRDTYRVPAERVFVVPNGVGGQYFMPVRQPADRPLHLLYVGRLSAQKNVARLLDALALAGRPVRLRIVGDGELRPRLEEQARRLGLSSVEFAGGLLGTDLVAAYAGADALVLPSDREGMPLVALEAMAAALPVLATDVPGSRELLDGVGLLSAPEPAALAAAIDRLAADPALRLRLSERSAKAARAYAWENVATRVEGVYEEVGL